A single window of Chitinophagales bacterium DNA harbors:
- the pstB gene encoding phosphate ABC transporter ATP-binding protein PstB: MNFKLETKDLTVKYGDVYGVKDISLTAEHRSVTALIGPSGCGKTTYLRALNRMHDLTREAKVEGEVLFEGKNIYDEDVNPVTVRRKIGMVFQKPTPFPTMSIYDNVVAGLKLVGIKKKSLLEEVCEKALRQAALFEEVKDRLDTAAVSLSGGQQQRLSIARALAVEPEILLMDEPTSSLDPQATLRIEELIQTLKKEVTIIVITHNMQQAARVSDKTAFFYEGSLIEIGNTKTIFTSPKKKQTEDYITGKFG; this comes from the coding sequence ATGAATTTTAAATTAGAGACAAAAGATTTAACTGTAAAATATGGCGATGTCTATGGGGTTAAAGATATTTCGCTTACAGCGGAGCATCGGTCAGTAACGGCACTGATAGGTCCTTCAGGGTGTGGCAAAACGACCTATCTTAGGGCGCTTAACAGGATGCATGATCTTACCCGCGAAGCAAAAGTAGAAGGCGAAGTTTTGTTTGAGGGGAAAAATATATATGATGAAGATGTAAACCCGGTGACGGTACGCCGAAAAATAGGAATGGTTTTTCAAAAACCCACACCGTTCCCAACTATGTCTATTTATGATAATGTTGTGGCCGGCCTTAAACTTGTAGGCATCAAAAAGAAATCACTTCTTGAAGAAGTATGCGAAAAAGCTTTAAGACAGGCGGCACTTTTCGAGGAAGTTAAAGACCGTTTGGATACGGCAGCGGTAAGCTTGTCAGGCGGTCAGCAGCAGCGTCTTTCCATTGCACGCGCACTTGCTGTGGAACCCGAAATTTTATTAATGGATGAGCCAACCAGTTCGTTGGATCCGCAGGCAACACTCAGGATTGAGGAGTTGATTCAGACACTGAAAAAAGAAGTGACGATTATCGTAATTACCCACAATATGCAGCAAGCCGCCCGGGTTTCCGATAAAACAGCCTTCTTTTATGAAGGAAGCCTGATTGAGATTGGCAATACAAAGACAATATTTACAAGTCCAAAAAAGAAACAGACAGAAGATTATATTACCGGAAAGTTTGGGTAA
- the phoU gene encoding phosphate signaling complex protein PhoU: MTTLIQESLTELQGKLNEMAEMVVDAINGSVDSLVDKDVERAKQIKKNDKNINNIRWEIEEDCINLIATQQPVASDLRELIALLNIITELERIGDYAAGISKLTISIGDEKHVKSLIDIPRMRDIAVDMIENSMKAYINRDAKSARMIHGQDDDIDELYQQIYRELISYMIESPTKITQCNYLLWVAHNIERMGDRVTNICERIIYHATGDRADDL, from the coding sequence ATGACGACGTTAATTCAGGAAAGCCTTACAGAACTTCAAGGTAAACTCAATGAGATGGCCGAAATGGTTGTGGATGCCATAAATGGATCGGTAGACTCCCTTGTGGATAAAGATGTTGAAAGAGCTAAACAGATCAAGAAAAATGATAAAAATATCAATAATATTAGATGGGAGATTGAGGAAGATTGTATCAATTTAATTGCTACACAGCAACCGGTAGCATCGGACTTGCGCGAGCTTATTGCACTGTTGAATATTATCACTGAGCTGGAACGCATTGGCGATTATGCTGCCGGTATTTCAAAGCTTACTATTTCAATTGGGGATGAAAAACATGTAAAATCTCTAATTGATATTCCAAGAATGAGAGACATTGCGGTGGATATGATCGAAAATTCTATGAAAGCATATATCAATCGAGATGCCAAATCTGCAAGAATGATTCACGGCCAAGATGATGATATTGATGAACTCTACCAGCAAATCTATAGAGAGCTGATTTCCTACATGATTGAAAGTCCGACTAAGATTACACAGTGCAACTATCTTTTGTGGGTTGCGCATAATATTGAAAGAATGGGAGATCGCGTAACCAATATTTGCGAGCGTATTATCTATCATGCCACCGGAGACCGGGCTGACGACTTATAA
- the pstA gene encoding phosphate ABC transporter permease PstA produces the protein MIGVLSFATLVVLLPLIIIIFHVFIEGFSALSYEFFTEELGSPSRAIQNRATGLVHTIIGTVVVDFLALIFAVPVGIGAGMMLSEYPEHMLNPSLRIMNDTLNGMPAILKGLFVFVLIVKPMGTFSGIAGSIALAVVMLPIIARTTESALQSIPWTIREAGLALGLPRWRVVLSAVMPAAKGGLITGVLLAFARAAGEAAPLLFTSFGNNYLPNSWLGFIFSPTDTLPQRLYSLAISPYEQWHSMGWAAAIVLFGIVIATFIAARFLAKDKFSKLK, from the coding sequence ATGATAGGGGTACTTAGTTTTGCGACCTTGGTTGTTCTTCTTCCGCTTATCATCATCATTTTCCATGTATTTATAGAAGGGTTTAGCGCCCTTAGTTATGAGTTCTTTACAGAGGAGCTCGGTTCTCCATCCCGGGCTATACAAAACAGGGCAACCGGCTTGGTACACACAATTATCGGAACTGTAGTGGTGGACTTTCTTGCGCTTATTTTTGCAGTGCCGGTTGGAATTGGCGCGGGGATGATGCTCAGTGAATATCCTGAACATATGCTAAATCCCTCTCTTCGTATCATGAACGACACGCTCAACGGAATGCCCGCCATTTTGAAAGGTTTGTTTGTTTTTGTGCTGATTGTGAAACCAATGGGTACTTTTTCAGGAATTGCGGGAAGTATAGCGCTTGCAGTGGTGATGCTGCCAATCATTGCCCGAACCACAGAGAGTGCACTACAATCCATACCGTGGACCATCCGCGAAGCGGGGCTTGCTTTGGGTTTGCCAAGGTGGAGAGTGGTGCTTTCAGCAGTAATGCCGGCTGCAAAAGGAGGATTAATAACTGGTGTATTGCTTGCTTTCGCGCGTGCGGCCGGTGAAGCTGCTCCGCTTTTATTCACCTCATTTGGCAATAACTATCTGCCAAACAGTTGGCTTGGGTTTATATTTAGTCCAACGGATACACTTCCGCAACGACTCTACAGCTTGGCAATTAGCCCCTATGAACAGTGGCACAGTATGGGGTGGGCAGCGGCAATTGTGTTGTTCGGAATTGTAATTGCTACATTCATTGCCGCACGGTTTTTAGCAAAAGATAAATTCAGTAAACTGAAATGA